The following is a genomic window from Deltaproteobacteria bacterium.
TTGATTGAATGGGGTTACATAACGATTACGGCTCAAATCAGAATATTCCTAACATATTGATAAACAAGCAAATAAAACGACCTCAACACAGAAAAGACCCGCAGATTATTTTGCGAATTGACCAGACACCACGACACCACACTAGGTGCTGTACCGCTGTTACACACGGGCTTTGGGCCCAGTCCCGTAGGGGCGACCGGCGGTCGCCCCTAACCCAGCGTCCCACCTGCGTCGCGAGAGATTTGAACCCTTGAGATTTACGCACCGTCGCAATAAGTTCAGGTGCAGGTTTGGAGGACCACATGAGCAAGGACATCACCTTCGTCGACACCACCCTGCGCGACGGGCACCAGAGCCTGTGGGCGGAGAACATGACCACGGGCATGATGCTTTCCGTGGCGGAGCAGATGGACCGGGCGGGGTTCGAGGCCATGGAGCTGATCTCGGGGTCGCACCTCAAGAAGTGCGTGCGCGAGCTCAAGGAGGACCCCTGGGAGCGGGTGCGGCTGGTGGCCGGGCGCATCACCGAAACGCCGCTCCGGGTCATCGCGGGCCGGGTCAACACGTTCGAGTTCAACCCGCTGTCCATGTACCGGCTGTTCATGGAGCGCATGGCGGCCAACGGCATCCGCGAGGCGCGCATCTCGGAGGAGTGGAACGATTACGCGGGCTGGAAGCGCAAGGTGGAGGTGTCGCGGGAGGTGGGCATCAAGCCCATCATCAACATGATCTACTCGGTGTCTCCCAAGCACAACGACGAGTACTTCGCGCAGAAGACCCGCGAGGCGGCCTCGCTGGAGGTGCCGCTCATCTGCCTCAAGGACCCGGGCGGCCTGCTCACGCCGGAGCGCATGCGCACGCTGGTGCCGGTGATGTACGAGAACTGCAACGGCATCCCCATCGAGCTGCACACCCATTGCACCACCGGCCTGGGGCCGCTGTGCTGCCTGGAGGCCCTGGAGCTGGGCATCCGCAGCATCAACACCGCGGTGCCGCCGCTGGCGGACAGCTCCTCCAACCCGTCGGTCTTCAACGTCGCCAGCAACGCCCGGGCGCTGGGCTACAACCCGCTGGTGGACGAGTCGGTGCTGGAGCCGGTCTCCGAGCACTTCATGGCCGTGGCGCGGCGCGAGGGCTTTCCCATCGGCAAACCGGTGGAGTACGACTACGCCCAGTACCAGCACCAGGTGCCCGGTGGCATGTTGTCCAACCTTCAGCACCAGCTCGACAAGGTGCGGCTGGGAGACCGCTTCCCGCGCGCCCTGGAAGAATCCATCCAGGTGCGCGCCGAGTTCGGCTACCCCATCATGGTGACGCCGCTGTCCCAGTTCGTGGGCAGCCAGGCGGCGCTCAACGTCATCGTCGGGGAGCGCTACAAGGAGGTCACGGACCAGGTCATCCGCTACGCCCTGGGGCGGGCCGGAGAGGAAGGCGCCCGGCTCATGGACCCCAACGTCAAGGACAAGATCCTCGACCGGCCCCGGGCGCGGGAGATCGCCGCGCAAGAGGTCGAGGACACGCCGCTCTCCGAGATGCGCGCACGCCTCGGCGGCGACGGGGTGTCGGACGAGGAACTGCTGCTGCGCTGGCTCATGAGCGAAGAGGAAATCGCCGCCATGCGCGCGGCCGCGCCGCCCCAGGCCTACGTGAGCACGCGGCCGCCGATGGTGGCGCTGGTGGAGCAACTCGCCGGTAAATCCGACCTCGCGCACGTGCGCGTGAGCAAGGGCGACCTGTCGGTAACGCTGAACCGGGCCGAATAATCCAGGAGGAGCCGCCATCGCCACTCATCGCCTGACCGATCTCCCGGCGTGGAAGAACCTCGCCGCCCATTACCGCGAAATCAAGGACGTGCACCTGCGCGCGCTCTTCGCCGAGGACGCGACCCGCGGCGAGCGCTTCGCGGTGGAGGGCGCGGGCCTCTATCTCGACTACTCCAAGAACCGCGTCACCGACGAGACCCTGGGCCTCCTGCTGGAGCTGGCCGGGGCCACGGGCCTGCGGGCGCGCATCGACGCCATGTTCGGCGGCGAGCGCATCAACGTCACCGAGGGGCGCCCGGTACTGCACGTGGCGTTGCGCGCGCCGCGCGGCCAGCGGATCCTGGTGGACGGCGAGGACGTGGTGCCCGAGGTGCACGCGGTGCTGGACCGAATGGCGTCCTTCGCCGACCGGGTGCGCTCCGGCGAGTGGAAGGGGCACACCGGGAAGCGCATCCGCAACGTCGTCAACATCGGCATCGGCGGCTCGGACCTGGGGCCGGTGATGGCCTACGAGGCGCTGCGGCACTACAGCGAGCGCTCCCTTGAGCTGGGCTTCGTCTCCAACGTGGACGCCACCGACTTCGCCGAGACCACCCATGGCCTGGACCCGGCCGAGACCCTGTTCATCGTCAGCTCCAAGACCTTCACCACCCTGGAGACCCTGAAGAACGCCCACACGGCGCGGGAATGGTGCCTGGCCGCGCTCAAGGACGAAGCCGCCGTGGCCAGCCACTTCGTGGCCGTGTCCACCAACCACGACGAGGTGCGGCGCTTCGGCATCGACACCGACAACATGTTCGGTTTCTGGGACTGGGTCGGCGGCCGCTACTCCTACGACTCCGCCATCGGCCTGTCGCTGATGATCGCCGTCGGCCCCGAGCACTTCCGCGCCATGCTCGACGGCCTCCGCGCCATGGACGAGCACTTCCGCACCACGCCCTTCGAGCGCAACCTGCCGGTGCTGCTGGGCCTCCTGGGCATCTGGTACAACAACTTCTTCGGCGCCGAGACCCACTCCATCCTGCCCTACGACCAGTACCTGTGGCGTTTGAGCGCCTACTGCCAGCAGCTCGACATGGAGAGCAACGGCAAGCACGTGACCCTGGACGGCGAGCCCGTGGACTACCAGACCGGCCCGATCATCTGGGGCCAGCCCGGCACCAACGGCCAGCACGCCTACTACCAGTTGATCCACCAAGGCACGAAGCTCATCCCCTGCGACTTCATCGGCTTCTGCCGGACCCTGAACCCCCTGGGGAACCACCACGACCTCCTCATGGCCAACCTGTTCGCCCAGACCGAGGCCCTGGCCTTCGGCAAGACCGCGGACGAAGCCGCGGCCGAGGGCATGCCCGCCTTCCAGGTGCCCCACCGCGCCTTCGAGGGCAACCGCCCCACCAACACCATCCTGGCCGAGCGGCTCACCCCCGAGATCCTGGGCAAGCTCATCGCCCTCTACGAGCACAAGGTCTTCGTCCAGGGCTCCATCTGGGGCATCAACTCCTTCGACCAGTGGGGCGTGGAACTCGGCAAGGCCCTGGCGCAACGCATCGTGCCGGAGCTGGAGAGCGAAGCGGCGCCGGAACTGGACCACGACAGCTCCACCAACGCGCTGATCCGGCGCTACCGCCGTTTGCGGGGGCATTCCTCAATGCGTCGACGCTGACATCGGCATTTCTCAACGGGCTTTGTTTTCTGTCCCCTCCATTTGACCTCTAGCTCCAAATACGTTACCCGTTGGGTAACGTATTTGATTCGCGTCAATGGACATCGTTTTCCGCACCCGCAAACTCGATAGGACCTTCAACAGCGTGGCTGCGCTGCAGAAGACCTACATGGCGACGGCAACCAACCGATACAAGCCGGACTACGCGGTCCCGCCGGGATGGCTCCTTGAAGAGCGCCTGGAAGTCCAGGGGATTTCGCATGCCGAGTTCGCGCGGAGGTGCGGACGCTCTCCCAAGCTGATCAGCGAGATCATCGCAGGCAAGGCACCGCTCGAACCGGCCACGGCGCTCCAGTTCGAGAAGGTGCTTGGCGTTGATGCCGGCATCTGGCTTGGGATCGAGTCCGACTATCAACTTCACAGGGCTCGGGAGGCTGAGGCCAAGGAAGCGGCTGCGGCGGTGGACTGGGCCAAGGCCTTTCCGGTCCGGGAGTTGGTCAAGCGAGCCTGTTTCCCACGCCCGGAATCGGATGTTGATGCAGTAGCCAAGTTACT
Proteins encoded in this region:
- the pgi gene encoding glucose-6-phosphate isomerase, coding for MATHRLTDLPAWKNLAAHYREIKDVHLRALFAEDATRGERFAVEGAGLYLDYSKNRVTDETLGLLLELAGATGLRARIDAMFGGERINVTEGRPVLHVALRAPRGQRILVDGEDVVPEVHAVLDRMASFADRVRSGEWKGHTGKRIRNVVNIGIGGSDLGPVMAYEALRHYSERSLELGFVSNVDATDFAETTHGLDPAETLFIVSSKTFTTLETLKNAHTAREWCLAALKDEAAVASHFVAVSTNHDEVRRFGIDTDNMFGFWDWVGGRYSYDSAIGLSLMIAVGPEHFRAMLDGLRAMDEHFRTTPFERNLPVLLGLLGIWYNNFFGAETHSILPYDQYLWRLSAYCQQLDMESNGKHVTLDGEPVDYQTGPIIWGQPGTNGQHAYYQLIHQGTKLIPCDFIGFCRTLNPLGNHHDLLMANLFAQTEALAFGKTADEAAAEGMPAFQVPHRAFEGNRPTNTILAERLTPEILGKLIALYEHKVFVQGSIWGINSFDQWGVELGKALAQRIVPELESEAAPELDHDSSTNALIRRYRRLRGHSSMRRR
- a CDS encoding biotin carboxyl carrier protein translates to MSKDITFVDTTLRDGHQSLWAENMTTGMMLSVAEQMDRAGFEAMELISGSHLKKCVRELKEDPWERVRLVAGRITETPLRVIAGRVNTFEFNPLSMYRLFMERMAANGIREARISEEWNDYAGWKRKVEVSREVGIKPIINMIYSVSPKHNDEYFAQKTREAASLEVPLICLKDPGGLLTPERMRTLVPVMYENCNGIPIELHTHCTTGLGPLCCLEALELGIRSINTAVPPLADSSSNPSVFNVASNARALGYNPLVDESVLEPVSEHFMAVARREGFPIGKPVEYDYAQYQHQVPGGMLSNLQHQLDKVRLGDRFPRALEESIQVRAEFGYPIMVTPLSQFVGSQAALNVIVGERYKEVTDQVIRYALGRAGEEGARLMDPNVKDKILDRPRAREIAAQEVEDTPLSEMRARLGGDGVSDEELLLRWLMSEEEIAAMRAAAPPQAYVSTRPPMVALVEQLAGKSDLAHVRVSKGDLSVTLNRAE